The following is a genomic window from Bombina bombina isolate aBomBom1 chromosome 3, aBomBom1.pri, whole genome shotgun sequence.
ATCTGTGGTAGCCTTTATACTATCTGGCAAACAGATTACACTAACAGATTATACCAACTTTTGAAGTATGTCTATATAAATTTAAATGGGACATTGATGGTGAAGTATTTCACAGGCGCCACATAAGTTGCAACATTATATTGTATATAAAGGTGGACGGTTACAATTTGACACAGTTCGATATGAATTGGAAGCTATATGATCAAAGGTGGATTAATATAATTTGGACTTTGTTTCATTTGAACAGTACCTGATATTCGCATGGCCTGATTAGGGCCGATATTTCAAAGGTGATTTTGAGTTATATGTTGAAGTGGTATTTGCATATATAGAGTTGTGGAGGAGACGTCCTACTATCTctacaatttttttacttttttaaggtTATTGCAACACGCTTATTTGAATTACCTTCAGTTCACTATCCATCTATATTTATCCCGTGACAAATTGATTACTATTTGGTTACTATAGGttttattaataaattgtattttatttattatacattCAAGACTTCCTTCTTTTATGAACCTTAATTGACGTACACCCCTAGCTAACCTGTATTTAGATACAGactaagctctgtttattccattcTACTTATCACACATCTGTTGTCACTATGTGTCGATTCAATGTGTTTGTTCTAATTTGCCCAATTCTCTACTCTTCTGCTGCTTGCTTATCTAATATGTTGGCTCTATTGTTCTTCTGTAACATGGATGTCAGTTAGGCTGTTGTTTAGATGCATTTGACAAACACTATTCGGCACACATATGGTAGAGGCTCACTTTGACGTCCCCGCAATTCCCTGTCAATGGTTCTGGTTGACAGTTTCCTTGGTAACTGCGTAGCGGACGCATTTGTAATAATTGTTCAGACGTGCTGTGATAGCTCTATATATTTGTCTCCGTTTGTGCTTGTTTCCTACACTACTGTACTATtcgcattgtttttttaaatgttatatatcaCTTATTTACGTTGTTTAGCAGGGGCGAAACTAGAGGTAGtgcagcttaaaaaaaatatatatatatatttttttttacaataaaaaatgttgacctgccactagcctgcactgatatcatgtgagtgtgacatgtgaTTACTAGGGtatatgactacaggggttagtgtttctgttttacccattggtgtgtatgtgtgtgtatgtatgtatgtatgtgactgtgtgtgtatttatgcatgtatgtgtggtgtgcgtgtgtatatttgtagaaccatcaaattacagaccttgttactacagcatggaggggggcggggggtaaacagtgtcagtctatacagtatgtacagtacaggggggctggactatgtcacagactactgtggtcactttataaagtactggggcgggtagggtcaggccagccatctcaccggcagattacatgctgtgtcactgactcactatatacagtactggtgggttaaacagtgtcactatatacagtaatagggggtcagaccatcagggtacctccttttgcagacatataatctgattaacatttttttgtctgtgttaaatgtaaaaaaaaaaaaaatatgtatcaaattcacttttttttggggggggggggggggcggggccttcttagattcttgcacctgggccctgtggtttctagttacgcctctgttgtTTAGGTTATGTGGTAATGAGCTACGCTGACACGGCTGATCACTCCCACTTTGGGGAGTGTCTACTGTGTAGAGCGTGACGCTCATGTTTGCTGTGTATAAAGCTATGGTGGTTGTAAGAGTATCTGTAAAATTTATGTCTGCCTGAGGATGAGCTGCTGTGGCTCAAAAACGTTAATACATTAAAGTGGAAATAAGATCAAGACCTTTGGAGTACCCTTTTTCTtcaggactgtatatatatatataaaattgggtCAAAATTGATAAGTGCAAAATGTTCCCAAAAACCTATTCCCAATAAAACATGTATTTTAAGTTCAGAGAAACACTCAAATTACCCTAGTTGTGATAACCTCAAAGCAATAAGTGCCTATTATTGTTTTAAAATCCTCCAGAAAATATCATCTGATAGACTGTGATTTAAAACCTCTGAGTTGTTCTATTATATGAAAATacacattaataataacaataataataataaaataccttttttgtaTCTTTGATTTTAGACTATTCCAACACAGGACTCACCAGCAGAAGAGAAAAAACAGCTTCCTGGAGCTGTAAAACTTCCAGGACCAGCAATGAATCTTTCAGAAATTCAGAATATAAAAAGTGAGCTAAAGTTTGTACCAAAAGCAGATGAATAGTAGTGCTAAAATAAAAGGTGAGATTAACTGCATTGTATTTTATCTgattagaagccttaaagggacagtatactgtaaaatagtttttcccttaatgtgtttacaattgctttttttaccaactgcagagtaaaaaatgtatgaaaattagctttttaaggtttatttctgtatattaaagctctgattttgtgttttgaagccacagcctaataaaataggttgagcttgtaggtataatcagatctcattactgtatcacattgtgcacatatacctgcttctttatcttatatctgtccttaaaacaatcaccaatactttgagagaacaatggaaaatcaacattttactaccttatctctgctatatccgactgggagtgtaatttcttctgctggctgtgtttacaaagcttatctatagctggtacgcgcggccacaaactttcagaataggtggggataccacatgctaaattaacaatttcaaatgccaatataagggtaaaggagctacttgtaaacaatttaatacactccagcaggtaaagtggatcattgggaacaaattaaaggggagaaaatttttgagtaaactgtccctttaagatattattgTAAACATGGGAGCAGTGTATTTATCTGGGGATGCCAAAATGTGGTAACCAATCAGGTGGTGCAAAATATTCATGTGACATTCCTGGTGATATCTCAGAGAAATTGGATTACGATGGGTAGAGGGTACCCATTTAAATACAGATACAGCAGTAACCATTGTTGTATATACCATCAGATATAGCACATTACATTGGCAGAAAATTCAAAGGTATACaaaggtattttaggatttttgtcAGAAACAgtcagccctttaaagggacatgcaagtataaaataaacttgcattatttagcattagcaggcaatattgcagcattgagcaaaattgagctccataccgcactccaataccagcgctgctttgagctggttttacatgctcgtgcacgatttcccctagacatcaatgggaggagccggctaaaaaaaagcctaacacctgcaataaaggagcgtaaagctccgtaatgcagccctattgattcctatggggaaagaaaatgtatgtttacacctaacaccctaacataaaccctgagactaaatacccctaatctgcagcccccgacatccctgacacatacattacacttactaattcctaatctgccaccgacgcctgcctacagttaactcctaatctgctgcccccaatgtcgccgccacctacctacacttattaacccctaatctgccgcccctaacatcaccgccacctacctatacttattaacccctaatctgccgcccctaacatcaccgccacctacctacacttattaacccctaatctgtcgcccctaacatcaccgccacctacctatacttattaacccctaatctgccgcccccggcatcgctgacacctacctacacttattaacccctaatctgccgcccctaacatcgccaacacctacattatacttattaacccttatctgccgcccccaatgtcgccgcaactatactaaacttataaacccctaaacctaaccctaagtctaaccctaaacctaacacccctaactttaatataattaaaatagatctaaataaaaattactatcattaattaaataaatcctatttaaaactaaatacttacctataaaataaaccctaagctagctacaatataactaatagttacattgtatctatcttaggttttatttttatttcacaggtaagtttgtatttattttaactaggtagactagttagtaaatagttattaactatttactctaactatctagttaaaataaatacacatttacctgtaaaataaaacctatcctgagttacactaacacctaaccttacactacaattaaataaattacattaattaaatacaattaactaaattgcaaaaaaaaaaacaaacactaaattacacaaaataaaaaagaaattatcaaataattaaactaattacacctaatctaatagccctatcaaaataaaaaagccccccccaataaaaaaaaccctttaattacggttggctgatagaattctatcagccaatcggaattcaagggacgccatcttggatgatgtccctttaaggaaccttcattctgatacgtcgattgaagaggatgctccgcgccggatgtcttgaagatggagctgctccacgccggatggatgaagatagaagatgccgtctggatgaagacttctactggcttggatgaagacttcggcccgcttggatgaagacttctgctggcttcgatgaggatttctgccgcttcgttgaggatggatgtcgggtcttcaaaaactgtaagtggatcttcgggggttagtgttaggtttttttaagggtttattgggtgggttttatttttagcttagggtttgggtggaaaaagagctaaatgcccttttaagggcaatgcccatacaaatgcccttttcagggcaatagggagcttagtttttttttagataggattttatttggggggtttggttgtgtgggtggtggattttactgttgggggggtgtttgtaattttttttacaggtaaaaaaactgatttctttggggcaatgccccgcaaaaggctattgtaggctagggtttttttattggggggggggcggcttttttattttgatagggctattagattaggtgtaattagtttaaatatttgataatttcttttttattttatgtaatttagtgtttgtttgtttttgtaatttagttaattgtatttaattaatgtcatttatttaattgtagggtaaatttaggtgttagtgtaactcaggttaggttttattttacaggtacatttgtatttattttcgctaggtagctagtaaataactaatttactatttactaactagtctacctagttaaaataaatacaaacatagctgtgaaataaaaataaaacctaagctagctacaatgtaactattagttatattgtagctagcttagggtttattttacaggtaagtatttagttttaaataggaattatttagttaatgatagtaatttttatttagatttattttaattatattaaagttagaggtgttagggttagacttagggttggggttaataactttagtatagtggcggcgatgttagggacagcaaattaggggttaataacaataatgtaggttgcggcgatgttagggacagcagattaggggttaataatatttaactagtgtttgcgatgcgggagtgcagcggtttggggtcaatatgtttattatagtggtggcgatgtccggagcggcagattaggggttaataattttattatagtgtttgcggtgcgggagggcctcagtttagtggttaataggtagtttatgggtgttagtgtactttttagcactttagttatgggttttatgttacggatttgtaacgtaaaactcataactgctgactttcagtttacagtatggatcttgatggtatagggtgtaccgctcactttttggcctcccaggcaaactcataataccggcgctatggaagtcccattgaataaggacttttggaaagctgcggtagttacgttgcgttacggccaaaaaagtgtgcggtacagctatacctgcaatactcgtaataccagcagtagtgaaaaagagccataacgctgctttttcactaataccGCAAAACCGCTGAGtgtataaataatttatatatatatatatatatatatatatatatatatatatatatatacacacacagtatatatatacatctgttaacaTAATTACTTTTGGTACACTTTGTTCAaccttagctcctttccatgagagcatattaAGGTAGGCTCAAGAATGTAAATATTTCTTTAGCACTATATGTCAGCTATGGTTGTAATAATGTCCCAATTTAtagtccttaaagtgaatgtaaacttgcccGCATTCGGTAACGCCACAGCATAGATTATAGAAAATAaggcagactttcattcatgatttttttacattttgtatatttattcAAAAATTTACCTTTTTATCCTCTAACGTTTAGCTCCGTTCCTCTGCCGATTTGACGTGTCATGAAAGGGGCTGAACaccccgcggggggggggggggaatgataaGTCAATTGAATATTCCTCATCTGTCAATCAAGTAACTagtatggcgggcggaggaacggcgctaaACGTTAGAGCATAAAAAGGTAGCATTTGgaataaatatacaaaatgtaaaaaaatcatgACTGAAAGTCTGCATTATTTTCTAAAATCTATGCTGTGATGTTACAGAATGCGAGCaagttaacattcactttaagtcacATACATATTCCTCAGTCTGCTTCACTATATTCTTATGAAAATTATAAACAATGAAAGCCAGGAGggagaagtacatttgataattgaagtaatttgtaaagtatcatgaaagtttaatgttggcttcaatgtccctttaaatagaggatgATATTTTGTTTCTCTCCAAAATGTGATATTTAAatcttatttctttcctaagatatggtgagtccacgacatcatcaattactgttgggtatatcactcctggccagcaggaggtggcaaagagcaccacagcaaagctgttaagtatcacttcccttcccacaaaccccagtcattctctttgccttggtgcatggaggaagtAAAGTTATGGTGtatgaagaaaattagatttttttcgcttcaagcaagattttaactaatatacgcttagattacgagttttgcggtaagaggggtgcgttgctaacttgcagtttattctcaccgctcacttacctgcagcactggtattacgggattttacaaacccagcgacAACAGGCAAGAActtagcatagagcaaaattgagctccacactgcactccaataccagcgctgcttaagtcagaggtgagctggttatacgtgctcgtgcacgattttcccatagacatcaatggggagagccggctgcgaaaaagtctaacacctgcaaaaaagcatcgtaaaactcagtaacgcagccccattgattcctatggggaaataaaatttatgtttacacctaacaccctaacatgaacccctgagtctaaacacccctaatcttacacttattaacccctaatctgccatccccgacatcaccaacacctacattatatttattaacccctaatctgccgctccagacatctccaccactataataaacatattaacccctaaaccgccacgctcccgcctcacaaacattagttaaatatgattaacccctaatctgcagtccctaacatcgccaccacctatctacatttattaacccctaatctgctgcccccaacgtcaccgccactatactaaatgtattaacccctaaacctaagtctaacactaaccctaacacccactaacttaaatataatttaaataaatctaaataaaacctactattattaccaaaattattcctatttaaaactaaatacttacctgtaaaataaaccctaagatagctacaatataactaatagttacattttatctagcttagggttgattttgattttacaggcaagtttgtatttattttaactaggtagaatagttactaaatagttattaactatttaatatttacctagctaaaataaatacaaatttacctgtaaaataaaacctaacctaagttacactaacacctaacctaaccctacaattaaataaattacctaaatgaaatacaattaaataaaattagctaagggcatttagctctattgctgcccaaagccctaacctaaaaataaaacctacccaatacacccttaaaaaatcctaacactaacccccgaagatccacttaccgtgagaagtcttcatccaagtggcaagatgtcctcaacgaagccggcagaaatggtcctccagacgggcagaagtggtcctccagacgggcagaagtcttcatccagacggcatcttctatcttcatccttccgacacggagcaggtccatcttcaagacatccggcgcggagcatcctcttcaatcaacgtcttcttctggaatgaaggtacctttaagtgacgtcatccaagatggcgtcccttagattctgattggctgatagaattctatcagccaatcggaattaaggttgatgcaatcagccaataggatggaacttcaatcttattggctgatccaaacagccaataggattaagcttgcattctattggctgattggatcagccaatagaatgtgagctcaatcctattggctgattgcatcagccaataggattttttcaaccttaatagataatttgttttttattttctgtaatttagtgtttgttttttttgtaatttagctaattttatttaatttatttaattgtatttcatttaggtaatttatttaattgtagggttaagttaggtgttagtgtaacttaggttaggttttattttacaggtaaatttgtatttattttagctaggtagttagtaaatagttaataactagtaactattctacctagttaaaataaatacaaacttgcctgtaaaataaaaataaaccctaagctagctacaatgtaactattagttatattgtagctagcttagggtttattttacaggtaagtatttaggtaataattgtaggttttatttagatttattttaattatatttaagttagggggtgttagggttagggttagacttaggtttaaagggttaataaatttagaatagcggcggcgacgttgggggcagcatattaggggttaacaggtataatg
Proteins encoded in this region:
- the SMPX gene encoding small muscular protein; the encoded protein is MSKQPASNIRAIQANINIPMGAFRPGAGQPPKRKEFTQEVEHTIPTQDSPAEEKKQLPGAVKLPGPAMNLSEIQNIKSELKFVPKADE